A stretch of Arachis hypogaea cultivar Tifrunner chromosome 15, arahy.Tifrunner.gnm2.J5K5, whole genome shotgun sequence DNA encodes these proteins:
- the LOC112748576 gene encoding histone-lysine N-methyltransferase CLF has product MASKSPPLPPPPPFASSSRSELPVDPSGNKAEEVTPTVKDVSMVIDSLKKQVAAERIVSVKKRMEENRHKLVGVTNHLCRLSMERMACNETDTHRSLDLLTKRQKDAIDMHNGVLASSDDGESNSYPEDGHGSTAVLLGSNVAVKNAVRPIKLPEVKRLPPYTTWIFLDRNQRMTEDQSVVGRRRIYYDQNGGEALICSDSEEEIIDDEEEKREFVDSEDYILRMTVRELGLSDTVLDSLAQCFSRNTSEIKARYETLSNEDNAARGSKNGDTEDISQSEKSFLEKDLEAALDSFDNLFCRRCLVFDCRLHGCSQDLVFPAEKQPLWNPPDTENAPCGPNCFKSVLKSGRFSKATSSAQADVEEKCSGGSSSRKKSSAKRRIKCSQSESASSNAKNISESSDSENGPGKDAVSASQSAPPKAKPVGRGGLGKRNSKRVAERVLVCMQKRQKKTVVSDSDSIVEAHDHSSNDMITDPPVISSEDNARKEEFVDENICKQESTDNKSWKALEKGLLEKGMEIFGRNSCLIARNLLNGLKTCWEVFQYINWDEGKMSGSAGDGANSLVEGYSKGNNEVRRRSRFLRRRGRVRRLKYTWKSAAYHSIRKRITERKDQPCRQYNPCGCQSACGKQCPCLQNGTCCEKYCGCPKSCKNRFRGCHCAKSQCRSRQCPCFAADRECDPDVCRNCWVSCGDGSLGIPSQRGDNYECRNMKLLLKQQQRVLLGRSDVSGWGAFLKNSVGKHEYLGEYTGELISHREADKRGKIYDRENSSFLFNLNDQFVLDAYRKGDKLKFANHAPDPNCYAKVIMVAGDHRVGIFAKERIMAGEELFYDYRYEPDRAPAWARKPEASGSKKEDGAPSSGRAKKLA; this is encoded by the exons ATGGCGTCGAAGTCTCCGCCTCTCCCCCCTCCTCCGCCTTTCGCCTCTTCTTCTAGATCAGAGCTTCCCGTCGATCCATCC GGAAACAAAGCGGAGGAAGTGACTCCGACAGTTAAAGATGTGTCAATGGTTATTGATTCTTTAAAGAAACAAGTTGCTGCAGAACGAATTGTTTCCGTAAAG AAAAGAATGGAAGAAAATAGGCACAAGCTGGTTGGTGTCACAAACCACCTCTGCAGATTGTCAATGGAGAGGATGGCATGTAATGAAACTGATACACATAGAAGTCTGGACCTTTTAACAAAGCGGCAAAAGGATGCAATTGATATGCACAATGGTGTTCTTGCAAGTAGTGATGATGGGGAGAGCAATAGTTATCCTGAAGATGGTCATGGTTCTACAGCAGTTCTTCTGGGATCTAATGTTGCTGTGAAGAATGCTGTTCGTCCTATCAAGTTACCAGAAGTCAAAAGATTACCTCCTTACACCACATGGATATTTCTGGACAG AAATCAAAGAATGACAGAAGATCAGTCAGTTGTAGGTCGTAGACGAATTTATTATGATCAAAATGGTGGAGAAGCACTTATTTGCAGTGACAGTGAAGAGGAAATAATAGATGATGAAGAGGAAAAAAGAGAGTTTGTAGATTCAGAAGATTATATACTTCG CATGACCGTTAGAGAATTGGGTTTATCTGATACTGTTCTGGACTCCTTGGCTCAATGCTTTTCTAGAAATACTAGTGAAATTAAG GCCAGATATGAAACTCTTAGTAACGAAGACAATGCTGCTAGGGGTTCCAAGAATGGAGATACCGAAGATATTTCTCAAAGTGAAAAGTCTTTTCTGGAAAAGGATCTTGAAGCAGCTCTTGACTCCTTTGACAATCTTTTTTGCCGACGCTGTCTT GTTTTCGATTGCCGATTACATGGAtgttcccaggatcttgtcttcCCC GCTGAGAAGCAACCTCTGTGGAACCCTCCTGATACTGAAAATGCACCATGTGGGCCGAATTGTTTTAAATCG GTACTTAAATCAGGAAGGTTTTCCAAAGCTACCTCTTCTGCCCAGGCTGATGTTGAAGAGAAATGTTCAGGTGGTTCTTCATCTAGGAAGAAGTCTTCTGCTAAAAGGCGCATAAAATGCAGCCAAAGTGAAAGTGCCTCATCTAATGCAAAGAACATATCTGAGAGTAGCGACTCAGAGAATGGGCCTGGAAAGGATGCTGTTTCAGCCTCCCAGTCAGCACCACCTAAAGCTAAACCTGTGGGGAGAGGTGGACTTGGTAAGAGGAACAGCAAGCGGGTGGCAGAACGTGTTCTAGTTTGCATGCAGAAACGGCAGAAGAAAACAGTGGTTTCTGATTCTGATTCCATT GTTGAAGCTCATGATCATTCATCAAATGACATGATTACTGACCCACCTGTCATCAGCAGTGAAGATAATGCAAGGAAAGAAGAGTTTGTGGATGAGAACATTTGTAAACAGGAATCCACTGacaataaatcttggaaagctcttgaaaaAGGACTCCTAGAGAAAGGAATGGAGATATTTGGGAGAAACAG CTGCTTAATAGCCAGGAATCTTCTAAATGGTCTAAAGACATGTTGGGAGGTTTTCCAATACATAAATTGGGATGAAGGAAAGATGTCAGGTTCTGCTGGGGATGGTGCAAATTCTCTTGTGGAAGGCTATTCCAAG GGTAATAATGAAGTGAGACGAAGATCAAGATTTTTACGCAGAAGAGGTAGAGTTCGTCGCTTGAAGTATACCTGGAAATCTGCTGCTTATCATTCAATAAGGAAAAGGATTACAGAGAGAAAGGATCAACCCTGCAGACAGTACAATCCGTGTGGTTGCCAATCAGCTTGTGGAAAGCAGTGTCCATGTCTTCAAAATGGAACCTGCTGTGAGAAATACTGTGG ATGCCCGAAGAGTTGCAAGAATCGATTTCGTGGCTGTCATTGTGCGAAGAGTCAATGCCGAAGTCGTCAATGTCCTTGCTTTGCTGCAGATAGGGAATGTGATCCTGATGTTTGTAGGAATTGTTGGGTCAG CTGTGGTGATGGTTCTCTTGGGATACCTAGCCAAAGAGGTGATAATTATGAATGTAGGAACATGAAGCTTCTCCTCAAACAGCAACAAAGG GTTCTTCTTGGAAGGTCTGATGTATCTGGCTGGGGAGCCTTCTTAAAG AATAGTGTTGGTAAGCATGAATACCTTGGAGAGTATACTGGAGAGTTAATTTCTCATCGGGAAGCAGACAAGCGAGGAAAGATATATGACCGAGAAAATTCATCTTTTCTCTTTAATCTAAATGATCAG TTTGTTCTTGATGCTTACCGCAAAGGTGACAAGTTGAAGTTTGCAAACCATGCTCCTGATCCAAATTGCTATGCAAAG GTTATTATGGTTGCTGGAGACCACAGAGTAGGTATATTTGCCAAAGAACGGATAATGGCTGGGGAGGAACTGTTTTATGATTATCGATACGAACCTGATAGAGCTCCTGCCTGGGCTAGGAAACCAGAGGCATCTGGATCTAAAAAAGAGGACGGTGCTCCTTCAAGTGGTCGTGCAAAGAAGCTTGCGTAA